The Arthrobacter sp. PM3 genome contains the following window.
ACGCAGGCTGCGGCCAGGGTGGGCCAGAGGGCCACGTACCCGGGGAAGGATGCCTCCACGTTGAGCAGGAGGCCGCAGCTGAGCATGGCCACAATGCCCAGCCAGCCCAGTCCCATGCGGACCTTCCGGGGAAGCCGCAGGGCCGGCAGGAACAACGCCACGAGGGTGCCCAGGGCGAACTCCCACAGGCGTGCCCCGGTGTCGAAGTAGGCCTCGGTCTGGGACGACCGGGTGTAGAGGATCGAGAAAATCAGGGAGCCGACGAAGATCGCGGCGAAGATGTAGCAGAGCAGCACGCGGTAGCGGAGCTTGAAGCGCCTGGCCACGAGGGCCGCGCCGGCGAAGATCAGCGGCCACAGGATAAACACCTGTCCCTGGATCGAGAGGGACCAGAAGTGCTGGAAGGGACTGGCCTGGCTGTGGTCCGAGGCGTAGTAATTGGTGGCCTGGGACTGCAGGAACCAATTCTCGACGTAGAAGAGGGAGGCCCAGCCCTGGGAGATCACTTCGAGCCAGCGGGTCCGCGGAAGGAAGAGGATGCTGGCGGCGAGGACGGCCACGAGCACGGTGACGGCGGCCGGGACCAGGCGCCGGAAGAGGTGCAGCCAGTGTTTGATCAGTGCCATGGGCCGGCGCTGTTCATAGCGTCCGACGAACTGCAGCGTCATGAGGAACGCCGAGATCAGCAAGAACACGTCCACGCCGCCGGAGACCCGGCCCAGCCAAATGTGGTAGCTCATGACCATGAGCACGGCCAGGGACCGGAGCCCTTGGATTTCGGGCCGGAAAGTGGGCTTGCGGTTTGTCGGCGGAGCGCCGCCGGATTGGGCAGGCGGGACCAGGGTTCTTTGCTGTGTCATAGAAAACCCCTCATACCGGTAACCAAAACGTCCATGTTACCCAACCGTAATCTTGATGGCCAATCGTCGCGGCGGGCATCGCTCTCTATTCAGGCACGCCAAGATGGGAGTTTCCAGTTAATTCGCTGCGGCGTCCGTGCGCCGCCGGGCCGGGTCCGGCCGCAAAAAAGGGACGGCCCGGCAGGTTGCCGGGCCGTCCCTCTTGCGGGCGCAGCTTAGTGCTGGTGGCCTGCGTGCTCGTCTTCGTCAGCCGGCTTCTCCACCACGAGGGTTTCCGTGGTGAGGACCAGCGCGGCGATGGAGGCAGCGTTGCGGAGGGCCGCACGCGTCACCTTGACGGGGTCGATCACGCCGGCGGCGATCAGGTCCTCGTAGTCGCCGGACTTGGCGTTGAAGCCCTGGTTGACGGCGGATTCGGCCACCTTGGCAACCACCACGTAGCCGTCAAAGCCGGCGTTCTGGGCGATCCAGCGCAGCGGCTGGGTCAGGGCGCGGCGGACGATGCCGACGGCGGCAGCCGCGTCACCTTCGAGGGCCTGAACGGCGGAGTCCTCGTCGAGGGCCTTCAGCGCGTGAATGAGGGCGGAGCCGCCACCGGCGACGATGCCTTCTTCAAGGGCCGCACGGGTCGAGGACACGGCGTCCTCGATGCGGTGCTTCTTTTCCTTCAGCTCGACCTCGGTGGCGGCGCCGACCTTGATCACGCCGATGCCGCCGGCCAGCTTGGCCAGGCGTTCCTGCAGCTTTTCCTTGTCCCAGTCGGAATCCGTACGGGTCAGCTCGGCGCGCAGCTGGGCAACGCGGGCGGCAACGTCCTCGGCCGAACCGGCGCCGTCGACGATCGTCGTATTGTCCTTGGTGACCGTGATGCGGCGGGCGGTGCCGAGCACCTCAAGGCCAACGGTGTCCAGGCTCAGGCCCAGCTCCGGGGAAACGACCTGGGCGCCGGTGAGGGTCGCGATGTCCTGCAGCATGGCCTTGCGGCGGTCGCCGAAGCCCGGCGCCTTGACGGCCACGACGTTCAGGGTGCCGCGGATGCGGTTGACGATCAGCGTGGAGAGGGCCTCGCCCTCGACGTCCTCGGCGATGATGAAGAGCGGCTTGGAGCTCTGCAGCGCCTTTTCCAGCAGCGGCAGGAATTCCTGCACTGAGGAGATCTTGCCCTGGTTGATCAGGATCAGGGCGTCCTCGAGGACGGCTTCCTGGCGCTCCGCGTCGGTGACGAAGTACGGGGACAGGTAGCCCTTGTCGAACTGCATGCCCTCGGTGAGGACCAGTTCGGTCTGCGTGGTGGAGGATTCCTCGATGGTGATCACACCATCCTTGCCGACCTTGCCGAACGCCTCGGCCAGGAGCTCGCCGACCTCGTCGCTCTGGGCGGAGATGGAGGCAACGTTGGCAACCTGCGTGCCCTCGACCGGGCGCGCGTTCTCCAGCAGGCGGGCAGCGACGGCTTCGACGGAAACCTCGATGCCGCGCTTGATCTCACCCGGTGCGGCGCCTGCCGCAACGTTGCGCAGGCCTTCCTTGACCAGGGCCTGGGCCAGGACGGTGGCGGTGGTGGTGCCGTCACCGGCAACATCGTTGGTCTTGGTGGCGACTTCCTTGGCAAGCTGCGCGCCAAGGTTTTCGTAGGGGTCATCCAGCTCGACTTCGCGGGCGATGGTCACGCCGTCGTTGGTGATCGTGGGGGCGCCCCACTTTTTGTCCAGTACGACGTTGCGGCCGCGCGGGCCCAGCGTGACCTTGACGGTGTTGGCGAGCTTGTCGATGCCGGCTTCAAGCGACCGGCGGGCAGCGTCGTTAAACGCAAGCTGCTTTGCCATGGTTGTGTCCTTTCAAGACAGAACCCCGCGCAACTGATCCGTTCGTGGCGAAGGATCGGCTGCGCGGGGGTCCAAGAGAGTTACTTTACGACGATCGCCAGAACGTCGCGGGCGGAGAGCACGAGGTACTCGGTGCCGCCGGTCTTGACTTCGGTTCCGCCGTACTTGGAGTAGATGACGACGTCGCCGACGGCAACGTCAACGGGAACGCGGTTGCCGTTGTCGTCGAAGCGGCCGGGGCCTACGGCGACAACTTCGCCTTCCTGCGGCTTCTCCTGTGCGGAGTCCGGGATAACCAGGCCGGAAGCCGTGGTCTGCTCGGCTTCGAGCGGGCGGACAACAATACGATCCTCAAGAGGCTTAATAGAGACCGACACTCGGACCTCTCCTTTTCGTCAGCAAATTCGTGGACTATGAAGCGGTGATGCCAAGGCGTACAGACCGTCGTCGCGGTGCCGGCAGCGCGCCTGGCGGAACGTGCTTCATGTGTTAGCACCCTCCTAGGGAGAGTGCTAATGACGACTCTATGTAACGGGTTAGCACTCGGTCAAGGCGAGTGCCAGAAATTCGTTTCAGGTGAACATCCCCGCACAGGACATGCTCAGCCTGAGGCTCCACCACTGGACATAGCACCCCCCTGTCCACCCGTGGCCGCAAAGAATGAGCATGCCCCGTGGACACCCCAGCCCAACGCCCCGGGCCCGCAGTCACCCGGCCCCCATCAGCCCTCGTCGCCCCGGGACATGCTCAGCCCTGGCCTCCACCATTGGACATAGCACCGCTATGCCCAGCCGTGGCCGCGCAGAATGAGCATGTCCCCCGGGGCGAAGGGGTTCCGCGGGGCATGCCCGCCCCTTGCCGCGCAGAATGAGCATGTCCCACCGGAGGTGCGAAGCATGTCCGGCGCTGGCGCCAAAGAGTGGGCATGTCCGGTGGGGGCATGCGGCTACTGGCCGGCGAGGTCCTCGAAATCGACGTCCTCGCCGTCCTCGGCATCCTCATCGGGGCCGGCGTCGTTGCGGTGCCGGTACACCAGCAGTCCCCCGGCCGCGGCCAGCACGAGGCCGACCAGCAGGAAAATGATCCCGCCGAGCCGGGCCGTGGCATAGGTGTCCCGGATGGCGCGGGCCTCATCCGTGGCGTCCTGGACGCTCTTGCCGCCGACGGAATAGACCGTGGCGTTGAAGGAATCGAGGAAGAAGATGATCACGAGCAGCGCAGCGCACACGACGGCGATCACGGCTCCGGCGATCAGCGCCGGCCGGGCGTAGCGGGCCGGGCCGTGGAGGTGGCGGCGTCCCGGACCGGCGCTGTCCCCGCCGGTGCCGTCCGGTCCGGCCGGGTTTTGCCCGGCCGTGTCCTCTGGGGTGCTGTTGCCTGTACCGCTGTCTTCCATGCCGTCAAGCCTAGCCCGGCTGGTCCGTTCACAGCGGGTCCCCGGCGCTGAACTACGCTGGATGGCATGACTGACGCACCGCAGGAACACATCGCCCCGATCCTGACCCCGGAGGGCTGGGAACTGCTGGCGTCGCTGGGCCCGTACCGCGAGGACGAGGCCTTCCGCCTCACAGCGTCGCTGCGCAAGGCCGGCCACTCCCCCGAACTGGTCTCGGCCGTCCTCACCCAGTCCCGGCTGCGGACGAAGGCCGAGGCCAAGTTCGGCGAGTTCGCCCGGCAAATGGTCTTCACCAAAGCCGGCCTGGAACAGGCCACCCGGCTGACCGTCGCGGCCCGGCACGCGCAACGCTTCGCGGAGGCGGGAGCCGGCCATGTCGCGGACCTCGGCTGCGGGCTGGGCGCCGATGCGATGGCGCTGGCGTCCCTGGACCTGAAGGTCACCGCGGTGGAGATGGACGAGGCCACGGCGGCCTGCGCCACGATGAACCTGATCCCGTTCCGCAACGCCACCGTGGTGCACGCCGATGCCACCGCGGTTTCGCTGGACGGGGTCGACGGCGTCTGGCTGGACCCGGCCCGGCGCACCACCTCTGCCTCGGGCACCAAACGCATCTGGGATCCGGAGGACTTTTCCCCGCCGCTGTCGTTCGTGGAGTCGCTGGCCGGCACCGGGCGCGCAGTCGGCGTGAAAATGGGGCCCGGCATGCCGCACGATTCCGTGCCGGCGGGCTGCGAGGCGCAGTGGGTTTCCGTGGACGGGGACGTCACCGAGGTGGCCTTGTGGTTCAACGGAGTGCGGCGCCCCGGAGTGCGGCGGGCAGCCCTGGTGCTCGGTCCCCGCGGTGCCGCCGAACTCACCAGCGGCGAGGATTTCGACGCCGGCCCGGCGGCGCCCGTGGGCCCGGTGGAGGGCTACCTGTAC
Protein-coding sequences here:
- a CDS encoding class I SAM-dependent methyltransferase, translated to MTDAPQEHIAPILTPEGWELLASLGPYREDEAFRLTASLRKAGHSPELVSAVLTQSRLRTKAEAKFGEFARQMVFTKAGLEQATRLTVAARHAQRFAEAGAGHVADLGCGLGADAMALASLDLKVTAVEMDEATAACATMNLIPFRNATVVHADATAVSLDGVDGVWLDPARRTTSASGTKRIWDPEDFSPPLSFVESLAGTGRAVGVKMGPGMPHDSVPAGCEAQWVSVDGDVTEVALWFNGVRRPGVRRAALVLGPRGAAELTSGEDFDAGPAAPVGPVEGYLYEPDGAVIRAGLVADVALQLDGHLVDEHIAYICAPELRDTPFARAYKVLDVMPFHVKALKAWVRDQGIGVLEIKKRGTAVTPEELRKQLLPGGSAKGKNKKSATLVLTRIGEDRVAISVEPV
- the groES gene encoding co-chaperone GroES, with the protein product MSVSIKPLEDRIVVRPLEAEQTTASGLVIPDSAQEKPQEGEVVAVGPGRFDDNGNRVPVDVAVGDVVIYSKYGGTEVKTGGTEYLVLSARDVLAIVVK
- the groL gene encoding chaperonin GroEL (60 kDa chaperone family; promotes refolding of misfolded polypeptides especially under stressful conditions; forms two stacked rings of heptamers to form a barrel-shaped 14mer; ends can be capped by GroES; misfolded proteins enter the barrel where they are refolded when GroES binds) — encoded protein: MAKQLAFNDAARRSLEAGIDKLANTVKVTLGPRGRNVVLDKKWGAPTITNDGVTIAREVELDDPYENLGAQLAKEVATKTNDVAGDGTTTATVLAQALVKEGLRNVAAGAAPGEIKRGIEVSVEAVAARLLENARPVEGTQVANVASISAQSDEVGELLAEAFGKVGKDGVITIEESSTTQTELVLTEGMQFDKGYLSPYFVTDAERQEAVLEDALILINQGKISSVQEFLPLLEKALQSSKPLFIIAEDVEGEALSTLIVNRIRGTLNVVAVKAPGFGDRRKAMLQDIATLTGAQVVSPELGLSLDTVGLEVLGTARRITVTKDNTTIVDGAGSAEDVAARVAQLRAELTRTDSDWDKEKLQERLAKLAGGIGVIKVGAATEVELKEKKHRIEDAVSSTRAALEEGIVAGGGSALIHALKALDEDSAVQALEGDAAAAVGIVRRALTQPLRWIAQNAGFDGYVVVAKVAESAVNQGFNAKSGDYEDLIAAGVIDPVKVTRAALRNAASIAALVLTTETLVVEKPADEDEHAGHQH